GGTGATAGCTCAGGTAATTTGACCAGTAGCATTACTTTACCTCGCAGTACTGATTTACCCATGCGTACTGAAACAGTTCGTCACAATGGTGTTGATTATGAAATTCAAGTATATGAATATAAAGTAAATAACATTGACTATAACGGAGGAAGTACTCTCAAAATTATCCCAGGTAGAAAAGTCGTTTTAAATTTACACGGTAATATTTCTTTGGGTGGTAGTCAAACTATTGAAAATACCTGTACTAATGGTACTGGATACACTTGCAACACAAGTACTAATGTAGTTACTTACACTTCAGGTGCAACGAGTCTTTATCGCAATTCTAATCTAGTAATTTTAGGTCGTAAACAAAGAGCTTCAGGGGATCCTGTTACGCAGCCTAATATATGTTTAAGCGGTGGGGCTCAAATATTTGGTTTTGTTTTTGCTCCTGATTACGCGGTGGGTGCTGCTGGTACTGGTGGCGGAAACGGCTTCATTGGGGCTGTTTGGGCAAGATTATTTAATCCTCCTAGCACTTGTGGCTCTAACACAGGGCAAGTCGTGGCGATTCAGGAAATTGATGATTGGGATGCGTTAGGTATGGGGGAAGATTTTGTTCCGGGGAATTTACCTCCCAGAGTTGGGGCTGTTTCACAATGGCAAAGGGAGGGAATTAACTAAAATGATCAATAGTAAGTCAACATTAATTCAATTATCTTTTTTATCAACACTAAAGGGAAAAGATAAACAATCAGGCTTTACCCTAATTGAAGTGCTTGTAACTATCCTTGTGGTTACAGGATTTGTTCTCGGCTCACTTCAAGCCGTTGTATTAGCCACCTTCTTCCGAGTCCAAGCCCAAGACAAAAACGAAGCCCTTAACTGGGTACAACAGGACTTAGAATTAATCCGTTATCAGGCTTTTATTTTACCACCAAATATTGAACCAGATTCAAACCCCCCTCGAGATCTTAACTGCGGCAATTATGGAGGGACCTTGGAAAACTTGATTGATACTGATACAGCACATCCAGAAAATGAGCGAATTTCTATAGGATTAAATGATAATCAGAGAGATTATTTTGCACTCAGGCAATATAGTGCTAACGGTAATACATTACAGGTAACTCATCTGATCGCTTATGCTCCTGCCTCTAACAACGGTAATGATTCTCATCCTCGTTATAACGTTAATGCGCCTTATAATTATAGCAATATGATTGACGTAGAAGATTTTAGAGAAAATAATCCAAATTATGTAACAACCCTATCAACGGAGATAATACCCGATGCTGCGCTTAATTGTCCCCCTAACTAACCTAAAAAATAGAGATCCTCAACAAGGTTTTACCCTCGTAGAAATAGTCGCCATTTTGGTAATTATTGGTATTGGAAGTGCCATAGCAACCCCTAGCTTAATTAACTCTCGGCGGCAAGATCAGGTAAATCAAGCCCAGAGCAGAATCCGAAGCGCATTAGTAGAAGCCCAGATTAATGCCAATAGACTTAGTACATCTTGTGAAGTGACAATAGGAGATACTGATCCAGATAATCCTACATCATCTGAAAGATTAGTTACTGCAACTCCTTCGGGTTGTCTTTCAGAAAGTATTCGCTATGATTCAGACGTTGTAGATGTTACACAAACTTCCATTACCTATAATTTCCAAGGACGGACAGGAAATGCTCAAACCATTATAGTCGGCAGAAAAAATTTTAATGGTACAGTAATTGCTGAAACTGAAAAATGTATAGTAGTATCATCCGTGGGTATGATACGTACGGGTATTGGCGACTCTGCAGATAACTGTAGTAACCCTGAAAATGCTCGTTATGACTTGAGCGTAAATTAATTGGGAGTCTTTTTCTCCCCTCTCTCTCGGGAGAGGGGCTGGGGGTGAGGGCAAAACCAACGCCATAATGCCCCCGTCCCAAGTTTGGTAGATTTGATCCCCCCTAACTCCCCTTAATAAGGGGGGAAATAAATTAAATTATGAAACTGTCTGATGAAAACCGACTCAATCTTTTACGAACTATTTTTAAACCTTCCCGATAGCCTATTCTCCCTACTCGGATTATCCCCCGAACTAGCCAAAGAATATCAATTCACCTCCCAAGAATTAAAACAACTCGCCAAAAGGATAGACGGACTTTTTCTCCCCCTCCATGACGATAAACCCATTTATTTTGTGGAGGTACAATTTCAAAAAGATGAATCCCTTTATCATCGACTTTTTACCGAAATATTTACTTATCTAGGACAATACAAGCCACCCCAAAACTTCCATGCTGTGGTAATGTGGGCAAAAAAAAGTTTAGATATTCCCCTGCCACCGTACTATCAAGACTTTAAAGAATCAGGAAAATTAACAGTTATCTACCTAGACGAATTAAACTTAAACACTACCGAAAGTATTGGAGTAGAAATAATGAAACTAATCATCGCTCCACCATCAGAAGCTAAAACTCAGGTCGAAAAACTCTTTTCCATGGCCCAACAAGCGGAGGAATCAACCACCAAAAACCAAGATATTATAGAACTATTAGAGAAAATATTAACCTATAAATTTAGTAATTATTCTAGGGAGGAATTAGCGAAAATGTTTACCCTATCAGACTTCAAAAAAACTCGTTTTTATCAAGAAACCTACGCAGAAGGGATCATAGAAGGCGAACTAAAAGCAAAAATATCCAGTATTCCCAATCTGCTGAAACTAGGTTTAACCGTTGAACAAATCGCCCAAGCGCTGGATTTAGATATTGATACAGTCCAAAAGATTGCCAAAAATGAACACAATTGATCAGGATTCTTTTTCTCCCCTCTCCCTCGGGAGAGGGGTTGGGGGTGAGGGCGAAACCAACGCCATGATGCCCCCCGTCCCAAGTTTGGTAGATTTGATCCCCCCCTTGCCCCCCCTTAATAAGGGGGGAAATAATTAAAAGTAATCCACTTTGATAAATTAGATTTTAGCAATACGGACAGCCTTGGAGTAGAAATAATGAAACTAATCATCGCTCCAAAGTCAGAAGCCAAAACTCAGGTCGAAAAACTCTTTTCCATAGCCCAACAAGCGGAGGAATCAACCACCAAAAACCAAGATATTATAGAACTATTAGAGAAAATATTAACCTATAAATTTAGTAATTATTCTAGGGAGGAATTAGCAAAAATGTTTACCCTATCAGACTTCAAAAAAACCCGCTTTTATCAAGAAACCTATGCAGAAGGCAAAGCCGAGGGTAAGGCAGAAGGCAAAATATCAAGTATTCCCAACCTGCTAAAACTAGGTTTAACCGTTGAACAAATCGCCCAAGCACTTGATTTGGACATTGATACAGTCCAAAAGATCGCCAAAAATGAACACAATTGATCAGGATTCTTTTTCTCCCCTCTCCCGAGGGAGAGGGGTTGGGGGTGAGGGCAAAACCAACGCTATGATGCCCCTTCTGCCCCCAAGATTTGATCCCCCCTTGCCCCCCTTAATAAGGGGGGAATAGACTGAAATTTTATCACTCAATTAATATAAAAATCCTAAAATTAAAGCCATGAAAAAAAATTATAAACTTCTCTTAAAATTCTTACAAAAACCAACAAATCAGGGAATTACTCTCACGGAATTGTTAGTCGCACTGGTAATTAGTGGCATTATTCTAGCTTTTACTGCCAGTGGATTTATTAATGTGTTACGGGCAAATAGAGATGTAGAGTCAAAAAGTACACAGTTAAGCAATTTAACAAGGGCTTTAACCTTTATTCAGGAGGATATTAAACAAGGTGTTTCAGTTGAGTCTATTCCCGCCACTTCGGGGGGGGAATGTGATTCAGCGGAAATAAGTTCTGGAAGTTGTCTTATTATTAGATTTGCTGGTGCTAACAATAATATTTTTGATTTTAATAATAATCAAACCGATGATTGTACTGCAGATGATCGAAGAGTCGTTTATGGTTTTCAAGATATTTCTGACCCTAGCTCAAATAGCGCATTTTTAAAACCTGGAGTATTAAAAAGAGATGTTTTTTGTACAACCTCTGTATCTTTATCCAGATGGGAAGAGGTTGCTGATGGCTTAATCAGTGTTAAAGAAGATCCACAAACTTTAGTATGTAATTTCGGAACTGGTACAGCTAGTGGCCCTCATGGTCAAATATCAGGTGGTGCTAATGATGGAAAAGGAGGATTTCAATTTTGTGTTGAGACGGAAAATAATCGTTTAGTGAGAGTAGGTTTATATGGTCACATTATAAGTAGTGATAGTGATACTCCTCCTATGAATGTGGACGTTGTCACTTTCGCTAGAGGTAGTCAACCAAACTAAAATTCATATTTCCTAATATAAATTTCTTAACAGAGAAAAGACAAATAAAATTTCCTAAGCTATATTGACAAAAAATAATATGTCAATATATGAACAGTAAAACAAAAGCACTCAAACCTTCTGCTTTACTTATTAAACTAAGAAAAAATAACCCTGTTTTTGGTACAACTCTTACCGAATTATTAACAGGAGTTACCATTGGCGGTGTCGTAATTACTGCGACAACGGGGGGTTTTATTAATATTCTTCGGGCAAATCAAAGGGTAGAATCGAAAAGCATTAGAATGGCAGGGTTAAATAAAGCCCTCAATTATTTACAAGAAGATATTAAACAAGCTAAGTTTATCACGGCAGAAAAAGGAGATAACTGTAACCCCACTGCTGTTAATTCTGAATATTGTTTAGTATTGACGTTTGCTGATGATACCAGATTGAGGGATGGTTGTAGTGGTGCTAGTCCCAAAATTTATTATGGTTATCGTGATATTCGTCGGGGTGAACAAATCTGGCTAAAACCGGGAATACTGAGGCGAAGAATTGTCTGTGAAACAGGGGCGGGAAATTGGATAGCTGTCACTGATGGTTTGATCAGTGTTAATGAGGATAACCCCGTAGGAGATGATACCCCCTCAGAATTTTGTAATCAAGGGGGGGTTAACTTTTCTTCTCCTTCGGCCGTATATGGGGGAAATCGTCAGGGTAAGGGAGGTTTTCGTTTTTGTCTTGATAGTGATAGCCCTAATAATCGTTTGGTGAGAATATTTTTGTATGGGCATATTATTGGGGAGAGTCCGCTTCATGTTAATGTTGTTACTTTTGCCCGTGCGGGAGAGAAATGAGCAAAGGTTAATTGTTTGATTATGATCGATTTGGTTTAATATTCTAGTGGTAGTAAATAGAAAGTAAAAACTATGACTAGATCAGAATTGATGGGAGGAGAATCTACCATGGACGATAATCTGATGATGGATGATTATAAGGTAAACCATAAAGATGAGATTGAGACGGTAATCTATAGCCTAGAAGAAAATGACAGTGCCATGGTGCTGAAAAATGATGAGGGCTATCTGTGGAAGTTTCAATATGGCACTGTGGAGGTTTTTGTGCAGTTGACGGGAGAAACGGATGATGATTTATTAACGGTGTGGTCGGTGGTGTTACCTTTACCTGCAAAAAATGAACCTGAATTGATGAAAAAGCTATTAGAAATGAACTGGAGCGGTACGTTTGAAACTTGCTTTAGTATTTTTGATAGTCAGGTGGTGGTTTCTGCACAGCGTACTATTGCGGATTTATACCCTAGTGAAATATCCCGTATTATTACTTTGGTGGCTAGTCTTGCCAATGATAATAATGATGCTTTATTGGCTGAGTATGGAAATAGTTGACGATTTGTTTGGTACCGTTGAAAATAAATGTAGAAGATTTATCATTTTTTGATAAGCGTATATAGTTTTTAGTAATTGTCAAATATTGTGAGCTCTTTTGCACAGGAAGAATTTACGAAAAGATACCAGCAGGGAAAATCTGCTTTTGAACGGGGGCAATATCGCCAAAGTGTGAAAAGTTTGGAGGATGCTTGTAAGTTGATACCTCTCCATAGTCGTTTGGGGGGTGAGGTGCAAATGTGGCTTGTCAATGCTTATCAGGCAATGGGTGATGGTGAAAGCGCGATCGCCCTTTGCCAAAGTTTATGTGTCCATCCCCATACCGATACAAAAATTCAGGCACAACGGTTATTGTACATTCTCAAAGCTCCTGAGTTACAGCGCCCCAAGGAGTGGATGACGGAAATTCCTGATCTTAATGCGCAGTCTAGTCTACCTGTCAATCGTCGTGCTAGTAGTCCTCGAAAAATTAAACCGAAACGACAAATTGAGTTAGTGGATTTGAGTACCGTTAACACCGATGATAAT
The sequence above is a segment of the Cyanobacterium stanieri PCC 7202 genome. Coding sequences within it:
- a CDS encoding hypothetical protein (TIGRFAM: prepilin-type N-terminal cleavage/methylation domain~InterPro IPR001120:IPR012902~KEGG: cyh:Cyan8802_1735 hypothetical protein~SPTR: Putative uncharacterized protein); translation: MINSKSTLIQLSFLSTLKGKDKQSGFTLIEVLVTILVVTGFVLGSLQAVVLATFFRVQAQDKNEALNWVQQDLELIRYQAFILPPNIEPDSNPPRDLNCGNYGGTLENLIDTDTAHPENERISIGLNDNQRDYFALRQYSANGNTLQVTHLIAYAPASNNGNDSHPRYNVNAPYNYSNMIDVEDFRENNPNYVTTLSTEIIPDAALNCPPN
- a CDS encoding hypothetical protein (TIGRFAM: prepilin-type N-terminal cleavage/methylation domain~InterPro IPR012902:IPR001120~KEGG: syn:slr1929 hypothetical protein~SPTR: Slr1929 protein) codes for the protein MLRLIVPLTNLKNRDPQQGFTLVEIVAILVIIGIGSAIATPSLINSRRQDQVNQAQSRIRSALVEAQINANRLSTSCEVTIGDTDPDNPTSSERLVTATPSGCLSESIRYDSDVVDVTQTSITYNFQGRTGNAQTIIVGRKNFNGTVIAETEKCIVVSSVGMIRTGIGDSADNCSNPENARYDLSVN
- a CDS encoding hypothetical protein (PFAM: Protein of unknown function (DUF2887)~TIGRFAM: conserved hypothetical protein (putative transposase or invertase)~COGs: COG5464 conserved hypothetical protein~InterPro IPR010106~KEGG: cyh:Cyan8802_2672 hypothetical protein~SPTR: Putative uncharacterized protein), encoding MKTDSIFYELFLNLPDSLFSLLGLSPELAKEYQFTSQELKQLAKRIDGLFLPLHDDKPIYFVEVQFQKDESLYHRLFTEIFTYLGQYKPPQNFHAVVMWAKKSLDIPLPPYYQDFKESGKLTVIYLDELNLNTTESIGVEIMKLIIAPPSEAKTQVEKLFSMAQQAEESTTKNQDIIELLEKILTYKFSNYSREELAKMFTLSDFKKTRFYQETYAEGIIEGELKAKISSIPNLLKLGLTVEQIAQALDLDIDTVQKIAKNEHN
- a CDS encoding hypothetical protein (TIGRFAM: prepilin-type N-terminal cleavage/methylation domain~InterPro IPR012902~KEGG: amr:AM1_5879 prepilin-type N-terminal cleavage/methylation domain-containing protein~SPTR: Prepilin-type N-cleavage/methylation domain protein); translation: MKKNYKLLLKFLQKPTNQGITLTELLVALVISGIILAFTASGFINVLRANRDVESKSTQLSNLTRALTFIQEDIKQGVSVESIPATSGGECDSAEISSGSCLIIRFAGANNNIFDFNNNQTDDCTADDRRVVYGFQDISDPSSNSAFLKPGVLKRDVFCTTSVSLSRWEEVADGLISVKEDPQTLVCNFGTGTASGPHGQISGGANDGKGGFQFCVETENNRLVRVGLYGHIISSDSDTPPMNVDVVTFARGSQPN
- a CDS encoding hypothetical protein (KEGG: cyn:Cyan7425_0373 hypothetical protein~SPTR: Putative uncharacterized protein), whose protein sequence is MNSKTKALKPSALLIKLRKNNPVFGTTLTELLTGVTIGGVVITATTGGFINILRANQRVESKSIRMAGLNKALNYLQEDIKQAKFITAEKGDNCNPTAVNSEYCLVLTFADDTRLRDGCSGASPKIYYGYRDIRRGEQIWLKPGILRRRIVCETGAGNWIAVTDGLISVNEDNPVGDDTPSEFCNQGGVNFSSPSAVYGGNRQGKGGFRFCLDSDSPNNRLVRIFLYGHIIGESPLHVNVVTFARAGEK
- a CDS encoding hypothetical protein (PFAM: Domain of unknown function (DUF1821)~KEGG: cyc:PCC7424_1970 hypothetical protein~SPTR: Conserved domain protein), with the protein product MTRSELMGGESTMDDNLMMDDYKVNHKDEIETVIYSLEENDSAMVLKNDEGYLWKFQYGTVEVFVQLTGETDDDLLTVWSVVLPLPAKNEPELMKKLLEMNWSGTFETCFSIFDSQVVVSAQRTIADLYPSEISRIITLVASLANDNNDALLAEYGNS
- a CDS encoding hypothetical protein (KEGG: ana:alr1246 hypothetical protein~SPTR: Alr1246 protein) gives rise to the protein MSSFAQEEFTKRYQQGKSAFERGQYRQSVKSLEDACKLIPLHSRLGGEVQMWLVNAYQAMGDGESAIALCQSLCVHPHTDTKIQAQRLLYILKAPELQRPKEWMTEIPDLNAQSSLPVNRRASSPRKIKPKRQIELVDLSTVNTDDNQFIWISLMVSIGAIASFLVL